The DNA segment GttcaaaaaatgtgcaaacttTTGATCCACCAAGCAAATGTCTACTTTTCTTTTCATACTTACTTCTTCCACTGGAGGGCACCGTAGATTCCACATTGGGACCAATGCTGCAACATAAGTGTATCCAAGAGATGGTAGCATTCCCTGTTTTAAACATATTTGCAATGTTAATTTGACCACGCGTGCAGGAAAGGGGGATCTCCAAATTAAGTCTTTGCATTTTTACAGTAGATGCAAAATAAGAACACAAGCTTGCTTTCAGGGGTGTCAGTTCCCAAGTGTGTTTTATTTGCTAAATTATCATAGCTCATCAAACTCACTTGCTCAGATGTTCCAAGAAAGGTGTTGttgttctctcttttttttgccagtgaGTTACACTCCAACAATGGTCTAGACTAGTGCGTCGCCTATCGAGGAAACGAGAGTATTGCAGGGGAAAGGGAAATGAATTAGTTCATTGATATTTAGTACTATAATTTGGGCTAGATGGTGCCACTGAAAGTGGATAGGTttaaaatttagaaaataaaccaGCATTTTCACGTTGTTATACTTTTGTCAAATTACTGAGATACTTTAGAATCATGCCACATGTTCAAACCCACTGTTAAATACTTTGTTGACATGTACAGACAACTCAGTGCGCACAGGCTTCTGCCTGTGTTTATTGCTCTTTAATGTTTTCTCGGGGTATTTGCCCAAacacactaaccctaaccccagacacatttttgtaaaatcctAATCTCCTTTGTTGTAAATGACTGTAGTAATTGTGGACTCCACTTAtgtcatttcttgtttttattagaAAAATTCGAACCACTAATAGTAGACAATCAAGATCAAGCAATCCTAATTTTGCTTGATTATCAAACCCAAATCTTAGACCTTctcaaatattttattgaatgtAGGTTAATCTTTTGCAATGCTGGAAACTACTATATAAGACAAATGCCATAACCTATCCTTCCAATTAAATTAGGAGAGTTAAAGGTCATAATACAAATGCACCAGTGGATTTAAATCTTGAAGAAAATTATTCCTGAGTTCATGGCCATTTCAGGAAAGTTCTATTGTAGGTTGAAGTACTTAGGGAGTATTGTGAATTCAAGCATAAAGTACAGGGGtgcatgttttaaaatgatttattgagGTCCAATTAACTTGGAATGTTCTGCATGCAAGTTAATAATCAGAACTTTgcattttataccaaaaacttAACAACTGCTCTGGGATTACAGGAAGTATTAACTTCCTTTTTTGTTGCAGGGCTTGTTGCAATGTCTCAATTACATAAATGCTCCAGTCAAAAAGCAAATGAAGCCGTTTAACTTGTCTTAATTACATGTAAAAGGTAGGCAAAGTAGTCTGGCTCATTCCATTCCTtttctattttctgtttttagatgaaaaatagACAATCTACATAGAGATGTTCATGGGTTCGTTTCTGTAGTTGCAAGTGCAAAATAATTTGCTTGAGAGTACAgaaagcgcaaaaaaaaaaaaaatatgtaaaagagGCAGCTGTATGATCCTGGTGAGGTAGTCACAAGCAAAGGCTGGCTGTCCGTCTCCGCCTCCCCATCTCAAACACATAAATATCATCAAGACAGACAAGTTCATTTGTACGTTGGCGGTTTGACAGGCTAACGTCTCAAACGCTGTTTTCTCGTTCCttctgcattttatttttgtcacgTTGCTGTGTCGTTTGGTTTtgaactgttttgtttttcatcctAACATCAGACACAATGGCAGGTGAGTGAGTGCATCCGTTTTTCCAGAATGATTTCTGCAGCCTCTGTAAAAGagcttttttaaacacaatgaTAATTTATGATTTCATCTGCAGATGCCAGCTTTCAAAATGAGTTCTTGGATACTCACAACACCTACAGAGCACAGCACAATGCTCCACCTATGACACTTAGCAGTGAGCTGAATGTTAAGGCTCAGAAATGGGCAGATCACTTGCTGGCTTTGGGTGCTCTAAAGCACAGTGACAGCAAAGATGGCGAGAATATTTTTCACAAGTGGAGCTCGGCACCCGTTAAATTAACAGGTGTATTTCCAATTCCGAACATTCTATTGGGTTTTTATACAAGAACCAAGTATTGCTGTCTCATTTATGACCCTAATGCAAATTGTTGAATAATACAAGATCatgtgaaatattttatatgtcTCGCTGTCTTTTATGCGCACAATGTTTACAGTGAAATGTGTAATGAAAAAGTCTGTCTTGTTTTAGGAAAAGAAGCAGTAGATTCATGGTACAGTGAAGTCAAACAATACAACTGGAAAAGCCCAGGCTATCAAAGCAAAACAGGTAAACGCAAAGAAATTGGCAAAACAACTCAGATTCACATAAATGTACATAAAAGCTTACTAGTGCATACAAAATCCTGATTCAAATTTTGTCtagttatatatgtatgtactgtaCCCATGTTTTGTCTTGCAGGTCATTTTACTCAGGTGGTATGGAAAGAAAGCATGCAGCTTGGCGTCGGTTTGGCCACTGATGGCAatacagttgttgttgttgggcaaTATCGTCCAGCAGGTAACATCAATGTGGAGCAGTACTTCATTGAAAATGTCCAACAAGGTAGTAACCTATGAGTGACCCACTTATTGTTTAGTTCAGAAACCTGCATATTgtggtttattattatttttttttttttactaacaatAGTGACATTGTGGTCTGGGAAATAATCTAGCTCCAGGGTTTGgtgataaaaaattaataagtgTATTATTAAAACAATGTATCAGTctatttagaaaatatattcaGTCCTAACATGACATGGTTTAATTGTGACAATATGCTGCactgttaaaaaatgcattaaaacttCTTATGTTGTTGTATTTACTCAATATAGAGTTATATTGATTTACACAAGATGTATGGGATGTTGTTTATCTGTATGGTATACAAAATGTTGTATGAATAAATTCTTGCTTTAATTCCAAGCAGTCTATGATTGTGGTATGCTCTATTTTCAGATTTCTGAAATGGGGGTTGACTCATTTAGGTTTTGACGAGTCACCTAATTCTatggaatattacattttcGGATTTCTGAAATGGGGGTTGACTGATTTAGAATTTGACGAGTCACCTAATTCTTTGGAATATTACAATTGTTTGGAAATGCAATATTGATATGATTGACATTCATGATTGAAATATATTACTTCAGGTATACTTACATTACTCAATCTGTTATTACATGTCAAAAACACAGTAAACAGCATTCAGATTACTTATAAAATTCAAGAATTCTCTcaaaatttgattatttttgtcctAATCTATTCAGTCTTGAGATGTCCTCTTCTGTGTTTAGTTCATCTGGTAACATTCAAGCAGAGGAAATCAAAGTTTAGAGAAATGCATCGAGAAGAACAATTCCTGAGCCAAAGCATACACCACATCAATCACTATTTATAAAGCTGTTCAGCATCGGACTAATACCAAAAACTTGAATAAAGAGAATGTCATATGCAATTAATTACTTTATTTGAAGAGGATCTGAACACAAACATTACGTTACAAAGttattttcacaataaaagcagtATCAACAGACACATACTGTgtaaggagacaaaaaaatgaccacagttAAACTGTGAAAATACTTCAGCAGGAGTGGTCAGCATATCCACAAAGTCTGCATATTTTGATTCGAATTGATCAACAGGACAGGGCGCCAATGTCTGCAGCTTTCAGCCTGCATTATTTTAGTCCAGCAGTACAAATACAGCATTTTTTCGCAGACCCACCATT comes from the Stigmatopora nigra isolate UIUO_SnigA chromosome 22, RoL_Snig_1.1, whole genome shotgun sequence genome and includes:
- the LOC144215393 gene encoding Golgi-associated plant pathogenesis-related protein 1-like; protein product: MADASFQNEFLDTHNTYRAQHNAPPMTLSSELNVKAQKWADHLLALGALKHSDSKDGENIFHKWSSAPVKLTGKEAVDSWYSEVKQYNWKSPGYQSKTGHFTQVVWKESMQLGVGLATDGNTVVVVGQYRPAGNINVEQYFIENVQQGSNL